In bacterium, the following are encoded in one genomic region:
- the queC gene encoding 7-cyano-7-deazaguanine synthase QueC yields MSEQPDRPLAIVLASGGMDSCVTVAMAAREFELALLHVNYGQRTQARELRAFEDIAEHYGVPEERRLVISIEHLARIGGSSLTDTGMEVRDAEKESHGIPNTYVPFRNANMLSIAVSWAEVLGAEALFVGAVEEDSSGYPDCRESFYQAYQRVIETGTKYERPLRIRTPLIHLSKDEIIREGLALGAPLQLSWSCYKNEDRACGVCESCVLRLRGFRRADSEDPIPYERYPDEDLLAL; encoded by the coding sequence ATGAGCGAACAGCCTGACAGACCGCTCGCCATCGTGCTGGCTTCGGGGGGAATGGACAGCTGCGTGACCGTGGCCATGGCGGCGCGTGAATTCGAACTGGCGCTGCTGCACGTGAACTACGGGCAGCGCACGCAGGCTCGTGAGCTGCGCGCGTTCGAAGATATTGCCGAGCATTACGGCGTGCCGGAGGAGCGGCGCCTGGTGATTTCCATCGAGCACCTGGCGCGCATCGGCGGCTCGAGTCTGACCGACACCGGCATGGAAGTGCGCGATGCGGAAAAGGAATCCCACGGCATCCCGAACACCTACGTGCCCTTTCGCAACGCCAACATGCTGAGCATTGCCGTGAGCTGGGCCGAGGTGCTGGGAGCCGAAGCGCTGTTCGTCGGGGCGGTGGAAGAGGACAGTTCGGGCTATCCCGACTGCAGGGAGAGTTTTTACCAGGCCTATCAGCGCGTGATCGAGACAGGCACGAAGTACGAGCGTCCCCTGCGCATCCGTACCCCGTTGATTCATCTTTCCAAGGATGAAATCATTCGTGAGGGACTCGCCCTCGGCGCACCTTTGCAGCTGAGTTGGAGCTGTTACAAGAACGAAGACCGCGCCTGCGGCGTCTGTGAATCCTGCGTCCTTCGCCTCCGCGGCTTCCGCCGCGCCGACAGCGAAGATCCCATCCCCTACGAACGCTACCCGGACGAAGACCTGCTGGCGCTTTGA